The following coding sequences are from one Lolium rigidum isolate FL_2022 chromosome 6, APGP_CSIRO_Lrig_0.1, whole genome shotgun sequence window:
- the LOC124665811 gene encoding uncharacterized protein LOC124665811, which produces MELEADKNAALPAASDDAIQEESPAPAQSGKPGSESAAAAPGVDVQLFRRGRGPVAVFRSPLGGYTQDQLEVGDILEKHGLKSVFAFDPASRARGVAIRFNPRNGRSLLPYAAESTIFLDGEPKDPLVKPITKVMISFCAMVVVAAVLLKEAKMPEWLKESKLGNLNFPPWVLACIVFVFMRLRKRTKDVMKKVGLSS; this is translated from the exons ATGGAGCTGGAAGCTGACAAGAACGCGGCGCTGCCGGCAGCCAGCGACGACGCCATCCAAGAGGAGTCCCCGGCCCCTGCCCAGAGCGGGAAGCCCGGATCCGAGTCGGCTGCGGCGGCGCCGGGGGTGGATGTGCAGCTCTTCCGGCGGGGTCGGGGCCCGGTGGCCGTGTTCCGGTCGCCCCTGGGCGGGTATACGCAGGACCAGCTGGAGGTGGGGGACATCCTGGAGAAGCACGGCCTCAAGTCCGTCTTCGCCTTCGACCCCGCCTCCCGCGCACGCGGCGTCGCCATCCGATTCAACCCCCGCAACGGCCGCTCCCTCCTGCCCTACGCCGCCGAGTCCACCATCTTCCTTGACGGCGAACCCAAG GATCCTTTGGTGAAGCCCATCACGAAGGTGATGATCAGCTTCTGCGCTATGGTAGTGGTAGCTGCAGTGTTACTGAAGGAGGCGAAGATGCCCGAGTGGCTCAAGGAATCCAAGTTGGGCAACCTCAACTTCCCACCATGGGTGCTGGCTTGCATAGTCTTTGTGTTCATGAGGCTccggaaaagaactaaggatgtcATGAAGAAGGTTGGATTGTCTTCGTGA